A single window of Methylobacterium nodulans ORS 2060 DNA harbors:
- the hemB gene encoding porphobilinogen synthase, protein MLQIQPLAGPLARDAARTQAAPGLTLAQRPRRNRKAEWSRRLVRETVLTVDDLIWPLFLIEGERRREPVASMPGVERLSVDEAVREAERAAALKIPAISFFPYVDPTLRDETGSEALNRNNLVCRAVRAVKAAVPEIGVITDVALDPYTSHGHDGLLDDTVIVNDATVALLVEQSLVQAEAGTDVIAPSDMMDGRVGAIRAGLDKAGFRDVQIMAYAAKYASAFYGPFRDAIGTSATLKGDKRTYQMDPGNSEEALREVALDLEEGADSVMVKPGLPYLDIIRRVKDGFGVPTFAYQVSGEYAMIAAAAQNGWLDGERAMIESLMAFKRAGADGVFTYFALQVAERLRAG, encoded by the coding sequence ATGCTCCAGATCCAGCCCTTGGCCGGTCCCCTCGCGCGCGACGCCGCCCGGACGCAGGCCGCGCCCGGCCTCACCCTGGCGCAGCGCCCGCGGCGCAACCGCAAGGCGGAGTGGTCGCGCCGGCTCGTGCGCGAGACGGTGCTCACCGTCGACGACCTGATCTGGCCGCTCTTCCTCATCGAGGGCGAGCGCCGCCGCGAGCCCGTCGCCTCGATGCCGGGCGTCGAGCGCCTGAGCGTCGACGAGGCGGTGCGGGAGGCCGAGCGCGCCGCCGCGCTCAAGATCCCGGCGATCTCGTTCTTTCCCTATGTCGACCCTACCTTACGCGACGAGACCGGCTCCGAGGCGCTCAACCGCAACAATCTCGTCTGCCGGGCCGTGCGGGCCGTGAAGGCGGCCGTGCCGGAGATCGGCGTCATCACGGACGTCGCCCTCGACCCCTATACCAGCCACGGGCATGACGGCCTCCTCGACGACACCGTGATCGTGAACGATGCGACGGTGGCACTCCTCGTCGAGCAGAGCCTCGTCCAGGCGGAGGCCGGCACCGACGTGATCGCCCCCTCCGACATGATGGACGGGCGCGTGGGCGCGATCCGGGCCGGGCTCGACAAGGCCGGGTTCCGGGACGTGCAGATCATGGCCTATGCGGCCAAGTATGCGAGCGCGTTCTACGGTCCGTTCCGCGACGCGATCGGCACCAGCGCCACCCTCAAGGGCGACAAGCGCACCTACCAGATGGATCCGGGCAATTCCGAGGAGGCCCTGCGCGAGGTCGCCCTCGATCTCGAGGAGGGTGCCGATTCCGTGATGGTGAAGCCCGGCCTGCCCTATCTCGACATCATCCGCCGGGTGAAGGACGGGTTCGGCGTGCCGACCTTCGCCTATCAGGTCTCCGGCGAATACGCGATGATCGCCGCCGCGGCGCAGAACGGCTGGCTCGACGGCGAGCGCGCCATGATCGAGAGTCTGATGGCCTTCAAGCGCGCGGGGGCGGACGGCGTCTTCACCTACTTCGCGCTCCAGGTGGCGGAGCGGCTGCGGGCGGGGTGA
- a CDS encoding TrkH family potassium uptake protein yields the protein MRKTRLSHPGRIIPLAFLLVIALGTVVLMLPAARAAPGHAPFIVALFTATSAVCVTGLAATDTATYWSAFGQATILILAQIGGLGIMTGATLLGLLVSRRLGLATRLIAQAETRSLRLGDVTTVLRLILTVTLVMEATTMAALTLRFRYAYDQTWGEALWHGLCHAVFAFNHAGFSTYSDNLMRFARDPFVLTPIMLTVMIGSLGFPVIHELAYGARRPSRWSVHGKMTLFGSALLLLVGFVAVAAYEWDNTATIGALAWPEKLFNAAFHSVMTRSAGFNAVDVGKMKLTTLMVSDALMLIGGGSAGTAGGIKITTFLILGFVVWAEIRGEEDTTAFRRRISQQAQRQALSVVLLAVGIIAIGVLIMLSLTDFAFETVLFEVVSAFATTGLSTGITPQLPAPALAVLTCLMFLGRVGTITVASVLALKERRSAFRYPEERPIVG from the coding sequence GTGCGCAAGACCAGGTTGAGTCATCCCGGCCGGATCATCCCACTCGCCTTTCTCTTGGTCATTGCGCTCGGCACAGTCGTGCTGATGCTGCCGGCCGCGCGGGCCGCTCCCGGCCATGCTCCGTTCATCGTCGCGCTGTTCACAGCGACCTCGGCCGTCTGCGTGACGGGCCTCGCCGCGACCGACACCGCGACCTACTGGAGCGCCTTCGGCCAAGCGACCATTCTGATCCTCGCCCAGATCGGCGGGCTCGGCATCATGACCGGGGCGACGCTGCTCGGCTTGCTGGTAAGCCGTCGCCTCGGTCTAGCGACACGGCTTATCGCGCAAGCCGAAACGCGCAGCTTGCGCCTCGGCGACGTCACCACAGTGCTGCGTCTGATCCTGACCGTCACCCTCGTCATGGAGGCCACGACGATGGCCGCCCTGACCCTGAGGTTTCGCTACGCCTATGATCAGACGTGGGGCGAGGCGCTCTGGCACGGCCTCTGCCACGCGGTCTTCGCCTTCAACCACGCGGGGTTCTCGACCTATTCCGACAATCTGATGCGCTTCGCGCGCGATCCCTTCGTCCTGACACCGATCATGCTGACCGTCATGATCGGCAGCCTCGGCTTCCCTGTGATCCACGAACTCGCCTATGGCGCGCGCCGGCCCTCGCGCTGGTCCGTTCACGGCAAGATGACGCTCTTCGGCTCGGCTCTGCTGTTGCTCGTCGGCTTCGTCGCGGTCGCCGCCTATGAATGGGACAACACGGCGACGATCGGCGCTCTCGCCTGGCCCGAGAAGCTCTTCAACGCCGCCTTCCACTCCGTCATGACCCGCAGCGCCGGCTTCAACGCCGTCGACGTCGGCAAGATGAAGCTGACCACCCTCATGGTGAGTGATGCATTGATGCTGATCGGCGGCGGCAGCGCTGGCACGGCCGGCGGCATCAAGATCACCACCTTCCTTATCCTCGGCTTCGTCGTCTGGGCGGAGATCCGAGGCGAGGAGGACACCACCGCCTTCCGGCGCCGCATCAGCCAGCAGGCGCAGCGCCAGGCTCTCTCGGTCGTGCTGCTCGCCGTCGGCATCATAGCGATCGGCGTCCTCATCATGCTCAGCCTGACCGATTTCGCCTTCGAGACGGTGCTGTTCGAGGTCGTATCCGCCTTCGCGACGACCGGACTTTCGACCGGGATTACGCCGCAATTGCCGGCGCCGGCGCTCGCCGTACTCACCTGCCTGATGTTCCTCGGGCGCGTCGGCACGATCACCGTTGCGAGCGTGCTGGCGCTCAAGGAGCGCCGCTCCGCCTTCCGCTACCCCGAGGAGCGGCCCATTGTCGGCTAG
- a CDS encoding potassium channel family protein, with the protein MIGLGRFGSSVAEALVRLGHNVLAMDVDLALVQQWSDRLTHVVQASSIDADTLRSLGVHEFPRAVVAIGTDIEASALTVLALAEIGVPDIWAKAVTANHGRILERIGAHHVIFPEAAMGERVAHLVTSRMIDFIEFDDGFAIVKMRAPQQTVGRTLADSQLRARFGVTVIGVKRPRQDFIYARPETMIEPGDLLIVCGQTNIVEQFAAQS; encoded by the coding sequence GTGATCGGCCTCGGCCGCTTCGGCAGTTCCGTCGCGGAGGCATTGGTCCGGCTTGGCCACAATGTCCTGGCCATGGATGTCGACCTTGCCCTCGTTCAGCAATGGTCCGACCGGCTCACTCATGTGGTTCAGGCGAGCAGTATCGATGCCGATACCCTGCGCAGTCTCGGCGTCCATGAATTTCCCCGCGCTGTCGTGGCGATCGGCACCGATATCGAGGCGAGCGCCCTCACCGTCCTTGCGCTGGCCGAAATCGGCGTGCCGGATATCTGGGCGAAGGCGGTCACCGCCAATCACGGGCGCATCCTCGAGCGCATCGGTGCGCACCACGTCATCTTTCCGGAAGCCGCTATGGGCGAACGTGTCGCTCATCTCGTGACCAGCCGGATGATCGACTTCATCGAGTTCGACGACGGATTCGCCATCGTCAAGATGCGCGCCCCGCAGCAGACGGTGGGCCGCACCCTGGCCGATTCCCAACTGCGCGCGCGGTTCGGCGTCACGGTGATCGGAGTGAAGCGGCCGCGGCAAGATTTCATCTATGCGAGGCCTGAGACTATGATCGAGCCAGGCGACCTTCTCATCGTCTGCGGCCAGACCAACATCGTCGAACAATTCGCCGCGCAGTCGTGA
- a CDS encoding threonine ammonia-lyase, which yields MSEPYAISPDDVARAAEAIRGHVLRTPLVPAPRLSDLTGARVLVKHENMQATGAFKERGAVNRLSRLDPDERRRGVVAMSAGNHAQAVAYHARRLGVPATIVMPATTPLVKVENTRAHGATVVLEGETLSEAAEVARDLVDRSGLVLVHPYDDPAVMAGQGTVALEMLEDAPHLDCLVVPIGGGGLMAGMAVAASTRPEIELFGVEAALYPSFLNAIDGQARPIGGPTLAEGIAVKTVGRLTLPIIRERVREILLVDEPQIERAVHDYATLQRSLAEGAGAAGLAALLARPDLFAGRTVGLVLCGGNIDARLLASVMVRELEREDRIVSFRVTASDRPGVLGRVAGRLGELGANILEVSHGRLHLDVPAKSVSIDVTIETRGPGHTAEILARLAEEGLAPRRIGPHGTAVAGTSR from the coding sequence TTGAGTGAGCCTTACGCGATCAGTCCCGATGACGTCGCCCGGGCGGCCGAGGCCATCCGGGGCCACGTGCTGCGCACCCCCCTGGTGCCGGCCCCGCGCCTGTCGGACCTCACCGGGGCCCGGGTGCTGGTCAAGCACGAGAACATGCAGGCGACGGGCGCCTTCAAGGAGCGCGGCGCGGTCAACCGCCTGAGCCGCCTCGATCCCGACGAGCGCCGCCGCGGGGTGGTGGCGATGTCCGCGGGCAACCATGCCCAGGCGGTCGCCTATCACGCCCGCCGCCTCGGCGTTCCAGCCACCATCGTCATGCCGGCAACGACCCCGCTCGTGAAGGTCGAGAACACCCGCGCCCACGGCGCCACCGTCGTCCTGGAGGGGGAAACCCTCTCCGAGGCGGCGGAGGTCGCCCGCGACCTCGTGGACAGAAGCGGCCTCGTCCTCGTCCACCCCTATGACGACCCGGCCGTGATGGCCGGACAGGGCACGGTCGCCCTGGAGATGCTGGAGGACGCGCCTCACCTCGACTGCCTCGTCGTGCCGATCGGCGGTGGCGGGCTGATGGCCGGGATGGCGGTTGCAGCCTCCACCCGCCCCGAGATCGAACTCTTCGGCGTCGAGGCCGCCCTCTACCCGTCCTTCCTCAACGCCATCGACGGTCAGGCGCGGCCCATCGGCGGCCCGACCCTTGCCGAGGGCATCGCGGTCAAGACCGTGGGGCGGCTCACTCTGCCGATCATCCGCGAGCGCGTGCGCGAGATCCTGCTGGTCGACGAGCCGCAGATCGAACGGGCGGTGCACGACTACGCGACACTGCAGCGCAGCCTCGCCGAGGGAGCGGGCGCAGCGGGTCTCGCCGCGCTGCTCGCGCGGCCCGACCTCTTCGCGGGCCGCACGGTCGGCCTCGTCCTCTGCGGGGGCAACATCGACGCGCGGCTCCTCGCTTCCGTGATGGTGCGCGAGCTCGAGCGGGAGGACCGCATCGTCTCCTTCCGCGTGACCGCGAGCGACCGGCCGGGGGTGCTCGGCCGCGTCGCCGGACGTCTCGGCGAGCTCGGCGCCAACATCCTGGAGGTCTCGCACGGGCGCCTGCATCTCGACGTGCCGGCGAAAAGCGTGTCGATCGACGTCACCATCGAGACCCGCGGCCCCGGCCACACCGCCGAGATCCTGGCGAGGCTGGCGGAGGAGGGGCTCGCCCCGCGCCGCATCGGTCCGCACGGCACGGCGGTTGCCGGAACTTCGCGCTGA
- a CDS encoding RDD family protein, with translation MSNSWQGNGWQGQPWQGQSWQGAPQPAPGYGAPVAVEYASLSRRFFAYLLDIVFIFGFTCLLWVAIAVLGVITFGLGWTLFAILPASGIIYSAVTLGGAYQSTYGMRMLGLRGIQAETGGPVDWITAGVHALLFYVAVSTFLLWLLDVGIGLMRADRRTGHDLIVGLAIVRAA, from the coding sequence ATGTCGAATTCGTGGCAGGGCAACGGCTGGCAGGGCCAGCCATGGCAGGGGCAGTCCTGGCAGGGCGCGCCGCAGCCCGCGCCGGGATACGGGGCACCGGTCGCGGTGGAATACGCCTCGCTGAGCCGGCGCTTCTTCGCCTATCTCCTCGACATCGTGTTCATCTTCGGCTTCACCTGCCTGCTCTGGGTGGCGATCGCCGTCCTCGGCGTCATCACCTTCGGGCTGGGCTGGACGCTGTTCGCGATCCTGCCGGCGAGCGGGATCATCTACAGCGCGGTGACGCTCGGCGGGGCCTATCAGAGCACCTACGGCATGCGGATGCTCGGCCTGCGCGGCATCCAGGCGGAGACCGGCGGCCCGGTCGACTGGATCACGGCAGGCGTCCACGCGCTGCTGTTCTACGTGGCGGTCTCGACCTTCCTGCTCTGGCTCCTCGATGTCGGCATCGGCCTGATGCGCGCCGACCGCCGCACCGGCCACGACCTCATCGTCGGCCTCGCCATCGTGCGCGCCGCCTGA
- a CDS encoding arginyltransferase has product MTSHPRDAPQFYLTAPSPCPYLPGQYERKVFTHLVGRRARDLNEILTQGGFRRSQTIAYRPACETCRACISVRVIVGDFVPSASQRRVMRRNRDLVGQPQPNRPASEQYALFRRYLDARHGDGGMVDMTVLDYAMMVEDSHVETHLVVYRKRGPDTAINGRGVGAPIAICLTDVLSDGLSMVYSFYEPSEADRSLGTYMILDHIERARLLGLPYLYLGYWVEGSRKMDYKAKFGPQERLMPQGWVRVE; this is encoded by the coding sequence GTGACGAGCCATCCGCGCGACGCCCCTCAGTTCTACCTCACGGCGCCCTCGCCCTGCCCCTACCTGCCGGGGCAATACGAGCGGAAGGTGTTCACACACCTCGTCGGCCGCCGGGCCCGCGACCTCAACGAGATCCTGACCCAGGGCGGTTTCCGCCGCTCGCAGACCATCGCCTACCGGCCGGCCTGCGAGACCTGCCGCGCCTGCATCTCGGTGCGCGTCATCGTCGGCGACTTCGTGCCGAGCGCGAGCCAGCGCCGGGTGATGCGCCGCAACCGCGACCTCGTGGGCCAGCCCCAGCCGAACCGCCCGGCCTCGGAGCAGTACGCCCTGTTCCGCCGCTATCTCGACGCCCGCCACGGCGACGGCGGCATGGTCGACATGACCGTGCTCGACTACGCCATGATGGTCGAGGACAGCCACGTCGAAACCCATCTGGTGGTCTACCGCAAGCGCGGCCCGGACACCGCCATCAACGGGCGCGGCGTCGGCGCGCCGATCGCGATCTGCCTGACCGACGTCCTCTCGGACGGGCTCTCGATGGTCTATTCCTTCTACGAGCCGTCGGAGGCCGACCGCTCGCTCGGCACCTACATGATTCTCGACCATATCGAGCGCGCGCGGCTGCTGGGCCTGCCCTATCTCTATCTCGGCTACTGGGTCGAGGGCTCCCGCAAGATGGACTACAAGGCCAAGTTCGGCCCCCAGGAGCGGCTGATGCCGCAGGGCTGGGTCCGGGTGGAGTGA
- the purB gene encoding adenylosuccinate lyase encodes MIPRYSRPEMTAIWSPETRFRIWFEIEAHATTALAELGVVPKEAAETVWEKGRDAVFDVARIDEIERVTKHDVIAFLTHLAEIVGPEARFVHQGMTSSDVLDTCLNVQLVRAADILLADLDALLAALKRRAFEHKLTPTIGRSHGIHAEPVTFGLKLAQAYAEFTRARERLVAARTEVATCAISGAVGTFANIDPQVEEYVAEKMGLTPEPVSTQVIPRDRHAMYFATLGVIASSVERLAIEVRHLQRTEVLEAEEYFSEGQKGSSAMPHKRNPVLTENLTGLARMVRAYALPAMENVALWHERDISHSSVERMIGPDATVTLDFALARLTGVIDKLLVYPANMQRNLDRLGGLVHSQRVLLALTQAGVSREDAYRLVQRNAMPVWRGEGEFLTLLKADPEVTAALSPEAIEACFDLGYHYKHVDTIFRRVFGES; translated from the coding sequence ATGATCCCCCGTTACAGCCGGCCCGAGATGACGGCGATCTGGTCGCCGGAGACGCGCTTCCGCATCTGGTTCGAGATCGAGGCCCATGCCACCACGGCGCTCGCCGAGCTCGGCGTCGTGCCGAAGGAAGCCGCCGAGACGGTCTGGGAGAAGGGCCGCGACGCGGTGTTCGACGTCGCCCGCATCGACGAGATCGAGCGGGTCACCAAGCACGACGTCATCGCCTTCCTGACCCACCTTGCCGAGATAGTCGGGCCGGAGGCGCGCTTCGTCCACCAGGGCATGACCTCCTCGGACGTGCTCGATACCTGCCTCAACGTCCAGCTCGTCCGCGCCGCCGACATCCTCCTCGCCGATCTCGACGCGCTGCTCGCCGCCCTCAAGCGCCGGGCCTTCGAGCACAAGCTCACGCCCACGATCGGCCGCTCGCACGGCATCCACGCGGAGCCCGTCACCTTCGGGCTGAAGCTCGCGCAGGCCTATGCGGAGTTCACCCGGGCCCGGGAGCGGCTGGTCGCGGCCCGCACCGAGGTCGCCACTTGTGCCATCTCGGGGGCGGTCGGCACCTTCGCCAACATCGACCCGCAGGTCGAGGAATACGTCGCCGAGAAGATGGGGCTGACGCCGGAGCCCGTCTCGACCCAGGTCATCCCCCGCGACCGCCACGCCATGTATTTCGCGACGCTCGGCGTCATCGCCTCCTCGGTCGAGCGGCTGGCGATCGAGGTGCGCCATCTCCAGCGCACCGAGGTGCTGGAGGCCGAGGAGTATTTCTCCGAGGGGCAGAAGGGCTCCTCCGCCATGCCCCACAAGCGCAACCCGGTTCTGACCGAGAACCTGACCGGCCTCGCCCGCATGGTGCGGGCCTATGCGCTCCCCGCGATGGAGAACGTGGCTCTCTGGCACGAGCGCGACATTTCGCATTCGTCCGTCGAGCGCATGATCGGGCCGGACGCCACCGTCACCCTCGACTTCGCGCTCGCCCGCCTCACCGGCGTGATCGACAAGCTGCTGGTCTATCCGGCGAACATGCAGCGCAATCTCGATCGGCTAGGCGGCCTCGTCCATTCCCAGCGCGTGCTCCTGGCGCTGACCCAGGCCGGCGTGTCGCGCGAGGATGCCTACCGGCTGGTGCAGCGCAACGCGATGCCGGTCTGGCGTGGCGAGGGCGAGTTCCTGACCCTGCTCAAGGCCGATCCGGAGGTGACGGCCGCGCTGAGCCCCGAGGCGATCGAGGCCTGTTTCGACCTCGGCTACCACTACAAGCACGTGGACACGATCTTCCGCCGGGTCTTCGGCGAGAGCTGA
- a CDS encoding dihydrodipicolinate synthase family protein produces MRLSSDAKGVYPIAPTPFLPDGRIDEASIDRITDFYGEIGATGLTVLGVMGEAPKLDGAEAAAVAARFIRRTSLPVIVGVSAPGFAAMASLAKTAMEAGAAGVMIAPPNTLRTDDHIVTYYRHAAEAIGPDVPFVIQDYPLSFSVVMTPGVIRRIVADNPSCVMLKHEDWPGLEKISALRGFQRDGSMRPISILCGNGGLFLDFECERGADGAMTGYAFPEMLVDVVRLVAAGERARAHDIFDAHLPLLRYEQQPGVGLAVRKYVLMRRGLLASDAQRKPAGGLSATARAEVDFLLARLARHDGRARLA; encoded by the coding sequence ATGCGGCTCTCCTCCGACGCCAAGGGCGTCTATCCCATCGCCCCGACCCCGTTCCTGCCCGACGGCCGGATCGATGAGGCCTCGATCGACCGGATCACCGATTTCTACGGCGAGATCGGCGCGACCGGCCTCACGGTCCTCGGCGTGATGGGCGAGGCGCCGAAGCTCGACGGGGCGGAAGCCGCCGCCGTGGCCGCGCGGTTCATCCGGCGGACCTCCCTGCCGGTCATCGTCGGCGTCTCGGCGCCGGGCTTCGCCGCGATGGCGTCCCTCGCGAAAACCGCCATGGAGGCGGGCGCGGCGGGCGTGATGATCGCCCCACCCAATACGCTCCGCACCGACGACCACATCGTGACCTATTACCGGCACGCTGCCGAGGCGATCGGGCCCGACGTGCCCTTCGTGATCCAGGACTATCCCTTGAGCTTCTCCGTCGTGATGACGCCGGGCGTCATCCGCCGCATCGTCGCGGACAATCCGTCCTGCGTGATGCTCAAGCACGAGGATTGGCCGGGCCTCGAGAAGATCTCGGCCCTGCGCGGCTTCCAGCGCGACGGGTCGATGCGGCCGATCTCGATCCTGTGCGGCAACGGCGGCCTCTTCCTCGACTTCGAGTGCGAGCGTGGCGCGGACGGCGCCATGACGGGCTATGCCTTCCCGGAGATGCTGGTCGACGTGGTGCGGCTCGTCGCGGCGGGCGAGCGCGCGCGGGCCCACGACATCTTCGACGCGCATCTGCCGCTGCTGCGCTACGAGCAGCAGCCGGGCGTTGGCTTGGCGGTGCGCAAATACGTGCTGATGCGCCGCGGCCTTCTCGCTTCGGACGCGCAGCGCAAACCCGCGGGCGGTCTCTCGGCCACGGCGCGGGCGGAGGTGGATTTCCTGCTTGCGCGCTTGGCGCGGCACGACGGGCGGGCGCGGCTCGCCTGA
- a CDS encoding D-amino-acid transaminase, with amino-acid sequence MSRIVYVNGRFLPYEEATIPIMDRGFLFADGIYEVSAVLNGRLVDNEAHLARLDRSLAEIGIRNPHDAAGWTRLEEELVARNGLKEGVVYMQVTRGVAERDFVFPSDGTPPTVVMFTQAKSIAANPLADRGAKVVSVEDLRWKRRDIKSVALLAQVLAKQHAAAAGASEAWMHEDGFVTEGGSSTAFIITQDGRIVTRPLSTAILPGITRRAVMRLAEEQGLTVEERAFTLEEAFGAAEAFFTSASAFVMPIVEIDGRRIGGGQPGPLTRRLRGLYLEMAAA; translated from the coding sequence ATGTCCCGCATCGTCTACGTCAACGGCCGGTTCCTCCCCTATGAGGAGGCCACGATCCCGATCATGGACCGCGGCTTCCTGTTCGCGGACGGGATCTACGAGGTCAGCGCGGTGCTGAACGGCCGGCTCGTGGACAACGAGGCCCATCTGGCGCGGCTCGACCGCTCGCTGGCCGAGATCGGCATCCGCAACCCCCACGACGCGGCCGGCTGGACCCGGCTGGAGGAGGAACTCGTCGCCCGCAACGGCCTGAAGGAAGGGGTCGTCTACATGCAGGTGACGCGGGGCGTCGCGGAGCGCGACTTCGTCTTCCCGTCTGACGGCACGCCGCCGACCGTGGTGATGTTCACGCAGGCGAAGTCGATCGCAGCCAACCCGCTCGCCGACCGCGGCGCCAAGGTCGTGTCGGTGGAGGACCTGCGCTGGAAGCGGCGGGACATCAAGTCGGTCGCGCTCCTCGCCCAGGTGCTCGCCAAGCAGCACGCCGCCGCGGCCGGCGCGTCCGAGGCCTGGATGCACGAGGACGGGTTCGTGACCGAGGGCGGCTCCTCCACGGCCTTCATCATCACGCAGGACGGGCGCATCGTCACCCGGCCGCTCTCGACCGCGATCCTGCCCGGCATCACCCGGCGCGCGGTGATGCGGCTCGCCGAGGAGCAGGGGCTCACCGTCGAGGAACGCGCCTTCACGCTGGAGGAAGCCTTCGGGGCGGCCGAGGCCTTCTTCACCAGTGCCTCGGCCTTCGTGATGCCGATCGTGGAGATCGACGGCCGCCGGATCGGCGGCGGCCAGCCGGGCCCCCTCACCCGCCGCCTGCGCGGGCTCTACCTGGAGATGGCGGCTGCCTGA
- a CDS encoding adenylosuccinate synthase, with product MANVVVVGAQWGDEGKGKIVDWLAEQADVVVRFQGGHNAGHTLVIDGTTYKLSLLPSGVVRGGTLSVIGNGVVVDPWHLVDEIARLGQQGVTITPETLRIADNATLILPLHRELDHFRETANATLRIGTTKRGIGPAYEDKVGRRAIRVVDLADADLLGAKIERLLAHHNALRRGLGIEEVDGAALKTELLAIAPRILPFADTVWALLDEARRAGRRILFEGAQGALLDVDHGTYPYVTSSNIVAAQAATGSGLGPSAIGYVLGIVKAYTTRVGEGPFPTELTDAIGEKIGERGREFGVVTGRKRRCGWFDAALVRQTVRTSGIDGIALTKLDILDGFETIKICTGYRLDGRIIDHLPASQADQARVEPVYETIDGWFETTAGARSWAELPAQAIKYVRRIEELIGATVALLSTSPERDDTILVHNPFED from the coding sequence ATGGCGAACGTCGTCGTCGTGGGCGCCCAGTGGGGCGACGAGGGCAAGGGCAAGATCGTCGATTGGCTTGCCGAGCAGGCCGACGTGGTGGTGCGCTTCCAGGGCGGCCACAATGCCGGCCACACGCTCGTCATCGACGGTACCACCTACAAGCTCTCGCTGCTGCCCTCCGGCGTCGTGCGCGGCGGCACCCTGTCGGTGATCGGCAACGGCGTCGTGGTCGATCCCTGGCATCTCGTCGACGAGATCGCGCGGCTCGGCCAGCAGGGCGTGACGATCACGCCCGAGACGCTGCGCATCGCCGACAACGCGACGCTGATCCTGCCGCTCCACCGCGAACTCGACCATTTCCGCGAGACGGCCAACGCCACGCTGCGGATCGGCACCACCAAGCGCGGCATCGGCCCGGCCTACGAGGACAAGGTCGGCCGCCGGGCGATCCGGGTCGTCGATCTCGCGGATGCGGACCTGCTCGGCGCCAAGATCGAACGGCTGCTCGCCCATCACAACGCCCTGCGCCGGGGCCTCGGCATCGAGGAGGTCGACGGGGCGGCGCTCAAGACCGAGCTCCTCGCCATCGCGCCCAGGATCCTGCCCTTCGCCGACACGGTCTGGGCGCTCCTCGACGAGGCGCGCCGCGCCGGCCGCCGCATCCTGTTCGAGGGGGCGCAGGGGGCGCTCCTCGACGTCGACCACGGCACCTACCCCTACGTGACCTCGTCCAACATCGTCGCCGCACAGGCCGCCACCGGATCGGGCCTCGGCCCCTCCGCCATCGGCTACGTGCTCGGCATCGTGAAGGCCTACACGACCCGCGTCGGCGAGGGCCCCTTCCCGACCGAGCTCACCGACGCGATCGGCGAGAAGATCGGCGAGCGCGGGCGGGAATTCGGCGTCGTGACCGGGCGCAAGCGGCGCTGCGGCTGGTTCGACGCCGCGCTCGTGCGCCAGACCGTGCGGACCTCCGGCATCGACGGGATCGCCCTCACCAAGCTCGACATCCTGGACGGATTCGAGACGATCAAGATCTGCACCGGCTACCGCCTCGACGGCCGCATCATCGACCATCTGCCGGCGAGCCAGGCCGACCAGGCGCGCGTGGAACCGGTCTACGAGACCATCGACGGCTGGTTCGAGACGACCGCCGGCGCCCGCTCCTGGGCCGAGCTGCCCGCCCAGGCGATCAAGTACGTGCGCCGAATCGAGGAGCTGATCGGCGCGACCGTCGCCCTGCTCTCGACCTCGCCGGAGCGCGACGACACGATCCTCGTCCACAACCCCTTCGAAGACTGA